From a single Arachis hypogaea cultivar Tifrunner chromosome 3, arahy.Tifrunner.gnm2.J5K5, whole genome shotgun sequence genomic region:
- the LOC140183403 gene encoding uncharacterized protein → MASQFNLLKDIDPSSENQVYKIKVRLIKSWSLIYSELKYQKPMIELVVMDEMGDHIQYTIRNPLRRLFEGDLSDSKVYTISNFSLSLNDQKYKPTTHSHHVIGLITGKGDTIEFIRKGKSCVYIVVELDDMKDNGSMGVSNTNCNSILYINVDFSEVKDFRKSVIMVEVLPANQLSQLSDGPLYSLEDNLIKQTSFKNICDLKESSENGTYVTYGTVVAIDYKSGWWYKSCKHCFHALKESENSIHCVTCDTFPNSHVPRFSINLRVADELDTASFILYDKEASKYLGVSASNMSLFASIEIIGDDNTYSFSTPKRGLIEATSCTKSLIDVYPDFENQSSTKSRKITVEEVHNVVKLHEE, encoded by the exons aTGGCTtcacagtttaatctcttgaaggATATAGACCCCTCATCTGAAAATCAGGTTTATAAAATCAAAGTAAGGCTCATTAAGTCTTGGTCACTAATTTATTCTGAGCTTAAGTATCAGAAACCGATGATAGAACTGGTCGTGATGGATGAAATG GGAGATCATATTCAATATACCATAAGGAATCCTCTCAGGAGACTATTTGAGGGTGACTTATCTGATAGCAAAGTATACACAATCTCCAACTTCTCATTGTCACTGAATGATCAGAAGTACAAACCAACAACTCATTCTCATC ATGTTATTGGCTTGATTACTGGGAAGGGTGACACAATTGAGTTTATAAGGAAAGGCAAGAGTTGTGTATACATTGTGGTTGAACTTGATGATATGAA GGATAATG gCTCAATGGGTGTATCTAATACAAATTGTAACTCCATTTTGTACATCAACGTTGACTTTTCAGAGGTGAAGGATTTTAGAAAGAG TGTTATAATGGTTGAGGTTCTACCTGCAAACCAGCTATCTCAATTATCTGATGGACCATTATACTCTCTTGAGGATAATCTTATTAAACAAACAAGTTTCAAGAACATATGTGATCTTAAGGAATCCTCTGAG AATGGTACCTATGTCACATATGGGACTGTTGTTGCTATTGACTACAAGAGTGGCTGGTGGTACAAGAGTTGCAAGCATTGTTTCCATGCTCTAAAGGAATCTGAGAATTCAATCCATTGTGTTACCTGTGACACATTCCCAAATTCTCATGTTCCTAG ATTCAGTATAAATTTAAGAGTTGCTGATGAATTAGATACCGCCTCCTTTATACTATATGACAAAGAAGCTAGCAAATACCTTGGTGTATCTGCTTCTAATATGAGCCT GTTCGCCTCCATTGAGATAATTGGTGATGATAATACTTATTCATTTTCGACTCCAAAAAGGGGACTCATCGAGGCTACTTCATGTACCAAAAGTCTTATTGATGTTTATCCAGATTTTGAGAATCAGTCATCTACTAAGT